A genomic stretch from Anaerolinea thermophila UNI-1 includes:
- a CDS encoding ATP-dependent helicase translates to MAEIRLRPSQQAILNYQGGWMGISAVPGAGKTFTLSRLAANLILGGRLEEDQEVLIVTLVNAAVDNFASRIASFLREAGVMPGIGYTVRTLHGLANDIVRERPELAGLPENYRIVDEGESDRILMDIARMWMRGHSDWIEHYLKPDLSSQDRDQVMREKIFGLIADLARTSIRYCKDQGITPQRLREELDRLPVPLPLAEVACELYEEYQKALQYRVAVDFDDLIYLAWFILEKDEVLLEQLRYRWPYILEDEAQDSSRLQEEILKKLAGSPGNWVRVGDPNQAIYETFTTANPEYLISFRKQPGVIARELPESGRSSPSIIRLANLLICWSQGLDEEDALKNGLALPLIQPTSQEDPKPNPPDVPQGVTLYMKALEDRKEFELVQQSLQRWLADEKNRDRTVAVLVPRNQRAMDIVEELNKHKIPVVDTLLKTTTQTRSAARMLKKVLEWLASPDSAVKLSDLYKVWRTAFSSSADEKPLMDRVAKWIHRQMPLEKWAFPLPGEDVLESEQLRQSDPALVEECVRFRELLRRWSMAVVLPVDQLILTLAQDLFTEPADLAVAHKLAGALDILKNMNPDWQLKDYVDELDKIVQNERRFVGFSKDDLNFNPDDYKGRVVVATMHKAKGLEWDRVYLLSVNNYDFPAGDPEDTYIAENWFIRNHLNLSAELLEQLRILFSHDEYEWYREGAATLRARRDYVRERLRLLYVGITRARQELIVTWNTGRKGRYHAARALMALDDLWRQNAQPTC, encoded by the coding sequence GTGGCTGAAATTCGTTTACGCCCCAGTCAGCAGGCCATCCTGAACTATCAGGGAGGGTGGATGGGGATTTCTGCTGTGCCTGGGGCAGGAAAGACCTTCACGCTCTCGCGTTTAGCCGCGAACCTGATTCTTGGTGGACGTCTTGAGGAGGACCAGGAAGTTTTAATTGTGACCCTGGTCAATGCCGCCGTGGATAATTTTGCCAGTCGTATTGCTTCCTTTCTTCGCGAGGCAGGGGTCATGCCTGGAATCGGGTACACCGTGCGGACATTGCATGGGTTGGCAAATGATATCGTGCGCGAACGTCCTGAACTGGCTGGATTGCCCGAAAACTACCGGATTGTGGATGAAGGTGAGTCCGATCGGATCCTGATGGACATTGCCCGCATGTGGATGCGCGGTCATTCTGATTGGATTGAGCATTACTTGAAACCCGATCTGAGTTCGCAGGACCGAGATCAGGTGATGAGGGAGAAAATCTTCGGGCTGATTGCTGATTTAGCCCGAACCTCTATCCGTTATTGCAAAGATCAGGGCATCACGCCCCAGCGGTTGCGTGAGGAACTGGACCGCTTGCCTGTGCCATTGCCTCTGGCTGAGGTGGCTTGCGAACTGTATGAAGAATATCAGAAAGCACTCCAGTATCGTGTAGCCGTTGATTTTGATGACCTGATTTATCTTGCCTGGTTCATTTTGGAGAAGGATGAGGTCCTGTTGGAGCAGTTACGTTACCGCTGGCCCTACATTCTGGAGGATGAGGCTCAGGACTCCAGTCGCTTGCAGGAAGAAATTCTCAAAAAACTGGCAGGCAGTCCGGGAAACTGGGTCAGAGTTGGCGATCCTAATCAAGCCATTTATGAAACTTTTACCACGGCTAACCCTGAATACCTGATTTCTTTTCGTAAACAACCCGGTGTGATTGCCCGTGAATTACCTGAATCGGGACGTTCTTCCCCTTCCATTATTCGTCTGGCGAACCTGCTCATTTGCTGGTCTCAGGGTTTGGACGAAGAAGATGCTCTCAAGAACGGGTTAGCCCTGCCTCTTATCCAGCCCACCTCTCAGGAAGATCCCAAGCCCAACCCGCCGGATGTCCCACAAGGGGTGACCCTTTACATGAAAGCATTGGAGGACAGGAAAGAATTTGAACTGGTTCAGCAATCCCTGCAGCGATGGCTTGCGGATGAGAAGAATCGGGATCGAACGGTTGCTGTGCTGGTGCCTCGCAATCAAAGAGCCATGGACATTGTTGAAGAACTCAACAAGCATAAGATTCCGGTGGTCGATACCTTGCTGAAGACCACAACCCAAACACGTTCTGCCGCCAGAATGCTTAAAAAAGTGCTGGAATGGCTTGCTTCGCCTGACAGCGCTGTAAAGTTAAGCGATCTTTACAAAGTATGGAGAACGGCGTTTTCTTCCTCGGCGGATGAGAAACCCTTGATGGACCGGGTGGCAAAATGGATTCATCGTCAGATGCCTCTGGAAAAATGGGCTTTTCCTCTTCCAGGAGAAGATGTGCTGGAAAGTGAACAACTCCGCCAATCTGATCCGGCGCTGGTGGAGGAATGTGTTCGTTTCCGTGAATTGCTTCGTCGGTGGAGTATGGCGGTTGTGTTGCCCGTGGATCAGTTGATTCTTACCCTGGCTCAGGATTTATTTACCGAGCCAGCCGATCTGGCAGTGGCTCACAAACTTGCCGGCGCTCTGGATATCTTAAAAAACATGAATCCCGATTGGCAACTGAAGGACTACGTGGATGAACTGGATAAAATCGTCCAGAACGAGCGCCGTTTTGTAGGATTCAGTAAGGACGATCTAAACTTTAACCCCGATGATTACAAAGGCAGGGTCGTGGTGGCGACCATGCACAAAGCCAAAGGCCTGGAATGGGACCGGGTTTATTTGCTTTCAGTCAATAATTATGATTTCCCTGCTGGAGACCCGGAAGACACCTATATTGCTGAAAACTGGTTCATTCGGAATCACCTGAATTTGTCTGCAGAATTGTTAGAACAATTGCGCATTCTTTTTTCCCATGATGAGTACGAGTGGTATCGAGAAGGGGCGGCTACTCTACGCGCTCGTCGAGATTACGTCAGGGAGCGCCTGCGTCTTTTGTATGTGGGCATCACAAGAGCCCGGCAGGAATTGATTGTGACCTGGAATACAGGCAGAAAAGGGCGGTATCATGCTGCTCGAGCCTTGATGGCGCTGGACGACTTATGGAGGCAAAATGCTCAACCGACCTGTTAA
- a CDS encoding PD-(D/E)XK nuclease family protein codes for MLNRPVKRLASQPSFVFSQHSLQDYADCPRRFWLRYLEQLAWPSPPVEPLEEYERHRLLGEQFHRLAHQAFLGIDLNLLRQLAESDALLSSWWANFMRLFPAVNTGERKVEFALSVPVKQYRLFARFDLIQKHTAPLRWVIWDWKTGEKTSTASRLSQRWQTRVYRYVLVEAGQTIFGQNAPQPQDVEMVYWFAAAPEKSVRLPYSQEQFEKDREDILQWIEWIEKDDVFPPTTEEKRCRFCVYRSFCDRGIAGNLLDWEEEEEEPEAFSFNFDQVTEIHF; via the coding sequence ATGCTCAACCGACCTGTTAAGCGTTTGGCAAGTCAGCCGTCGTTTGTCTTCAGCCAGCATAGTTTGCAGGATTATGCCGATTGCCCGCGTCGATTCTGGCTGCGATATCTGGAGCAACTTGCCTGGCCCTCTCCCCCTGTGGAGCCTCTGGAAGAGTACGAAAGGCATCGCCTGTTAGGAGAGCAGTTTCACCGTCTGGCACATCAGGCGTTTCTGGGCATAGACTTAAATCTTCTCCGGCAACTTGCCGAAAGCGATGCATTGCTATCCTCATGGTGGGCAAACTTTATGCGACTATTCCCCGCGGTAAACACAGGGGAACGCAAAGTAGAATTTGCCTTGAGTGTGCCGGTCAAGCAATACCGTTTGTTTGCCCGTTTCGATTTGATACAAAAACATACTGCCCCCTTGCGCTGGGTGATTTGGGATTGGAAAACGGGAGAGAAAACGTCCACGGCAAGCCGTTTATCACAACGCTGGCAAACGCGCGTGTACCGCTATGTCCTTGTGGAAGCCGGTCAAACCATTTTTGGACAAAATGCCCCACAACCTCAGGACGTGGAAATGGTTTACTGGTTTGCTGCAGCGCCGGAAAAAAGTGTACGCTTGCCTTATTCTCAGGAACAATTTGAAAAGGATCGGGAAGACATTTTGCAATGGATTGAGTGGATTGAAAAGGATGATGTTTTCCCGCCAACGACGGAAGAAAAGCGTTGTCGTTTTTGTGTTTACCGTTCTTTCTGTGATCGGGGGATTGCGGGAAATTTGTTGGATTGGGAAGAAGAGGAAGAAGAACCTGAAGCGTTCTCCTTCAATTTTGATCAGGTGACAGAAATTCATTTTTAG